Proteins encoded together in one Rhizobium bangladeshense window:
- a CDS encoding extensin family protein — protein sequence MRKFSTLAILLAATVFLVGARLPPQGPLPQPRPDAAPVTSPTAPSSEKAEPPTPEEVPAPQPKPDIKEPEAPASGQIPTPQTAPAKPEPSEPMQGPPLPPDMHQSPPTPAEEGKPPAEQTLEEQNLTIEPESDAAHAECTTALKALGVVFRQAPRIDDGNGCGIDKPIIVSEALPGITLKPEATIRCPAALALARWIKESVIPAASAALPEQGRITAVNQATAYMCRLRNGSETGKISEHARGNAIDIVSFHFEKGEDVAVRSRREDPTLTGAFQRTVSAAGCLYFTTVLDPESDAAHETHFHLDVIERKGGYRYCH from the coding sequence TTGAGAAAATTTTCGACATTGGCGATCCTTCTCGCCGCTACTGTCTTTCTTGTCGGCGCCCGCCTGCCACCACAAGGTCCATTGCCCCAGCCTAGGCCCGATGCCGCCCCCGTGACCAGCCCCACCGCCCCGTCTTCGGAAAAGGCGGAACCGCCCACGCCTGAAGAGGTCCCCGCTCCTCAGCCGAAACCGGATATCAAGGAGCCTGAGGCGCCGGCATCAGGCCAGATACCAACGCCTCAGACCGCACCGGCAAAACCCGAGCCATCAGAACCAATGCAGGGCCCACCGCTGCCGCCGGACATGCACCAAAGTCCACCTACGCCCGCGGAGGAGGGCAAGCCGCCCGCTGAGCAGACGCTTGAAGAGCAGAATCTGACGATTGAACCGGAGAGCGATGCCGCGCACGCCGAATGCACCACCGCACTCAAGGCCCTGGGTGTCGTCTTCCGGCAAGCGCCGCGTATCGACGACGGCAACGGCTGCGGCATCGACAAGCCGATCATCGTCTCCGAAGCCCTGCCCGGTATCACGCTGAAACCGGAAGCGACGATCCGGTGCCCCGCCGCACTCGCCCTTGCCCGCTGGATCAAGGAGAGCGTCATCCCCGCCGCTTCCGCCGCCCTACCGGAGCAGGGCCGCATTACCGCTGTCAACCAGGCTACGGCCTATATGTGCCGCCTGCGCAACGGCTCCGAAACAGGCAAGATCTCCGAGCATGCCCGCGGCAACGCCATCGATATTGTGAGCTTCCACTTCGAAAAGGGCGAGGATGTCGCCGTCCGCTCCCGCCGCGAGGACCCGACGCTAACCGGCGCCTTCCAGCGCACCGTCAGCGCCGCCGGCTGCCTCTATTTCACCACCGTCCTCGACCCCGAAAGCGACGCCGCCCATGAAACCCATTTCCATCTCGACGTGATCGAAAGAAAGGGTGGCTACCGCTATTGCCATTGA
- a CDS encoding choline ABC transporter substrate-binding protein, with translation MKTTSTFKLVTATAVAALSIATAAFAADPDSCSTVRFSDVGWTDITATTATASVVLKSIGYQTDVKVLSVPVTYTSLKNKDIDVFLGNWMPTQEKDVRPYIDDKSVESFGPNLVGAKYTLATNAKGAELGIKDFKDIAAHKDDLDGKIYGIEPGNDGNRLVMDLIEKNTFGMKDMEVVESSEQGMLAQVARAEKAGKPVVFLGWEPHPMNTNFKLTYLTGGDDVFGPDFGGAKVYTNVRAGYLDECPNVGAMLKNLTFSLDMENQIMGKILNDGKEPEAAATEWLKANPSALEPWLAGVKTRDGKGDALAAAKTSLGL, from the coding sequence ATGAAAACAACAAGCACATTCAAACTCGTCACCGCAACTGCCGTCGCTGCGCTTTCCATTGCGACCGCCGCCTTCGCCGCGGATCCCGACAGCTGCTCCACCGTCCGCTTCTCCGATGTCGGTTGGACCGACATCACCGCCACCACCGCCACCGCATCTGTCGTCCTGAAGAGCATCGGCTATCAGACCGACGTCAAGGTTCTTTCGGTGCCGGTCACCTATACGTCGCTGAAGAACAAGGACATCGACGTCTTCCTCGGCAATTGGATGCCGACACAGGAAAAGGACGTTCGCCCTTATATCGACGACAAGTCCGTAGAATCCTTCGGCCCCAACCTCGTCGGCGCCAAGTACACGCTTGCCACCAATGCCAAGGGCGCCGAACTCGGCATCAAGGACTTCAAGGACATCGCCGCCCATAAGGACGATCTCGACGGCAAGATCTATGGCATTGAGCCCGGCAATGACGGCAACCGCCTCGTCATGGACTTGATCGAAAAGAACACCTTCGGCATGAAGGATATGGAAGTCGTCGAATCCTCGGAACAGGGCATGCTCGCGCAGGTCGCTCGCGCCGAAAAAGCCGGCAAGCCCGTGGTCTTCCTCGGTTGGGAACCCCATCCGATGAACACCAACTTCAAGCTGACCTATCTGACAGGCGGCGACGACGTCTTCGGTCCCGATTTTGGCGGCGCCAAGGTCTACACGAATGTTCGCGCCGGCTATCTCGACGAATGCCCGAATGTCGGCGCGATGCTGAAAAACCTGACGTTCTCCCTCGACATGGAGAACCAGATCATGGGCAAGATCCTCAACGACGGCAAGGAGCCCGAGGCCGCGGCGACCGAATGGCTGAAGGCGAATCCTTCCGCCCTCGAGCCTTGGCTTGCGGGCGTCAAGACCCGCGACGGCAAGGGCGACGCGCTGGCCGCTGCCAAGACCAGCCTTGGCCTTTGA
- a CDS encoding helix-turn-helix transcriptional regulator — translation MSYMTTSERQSLLSAELAVAGTRGLFAQALARVSAAFGLSYATLMHAPSPEDLLLKPLLIESSLPAAYVRDFDRANMMRGCPFGVRLRESAVPQAWHLNDVVNGQAFPGELRALMLRYGIPAGVAMPTIAVDGRRLIFWFCGERAALGQSEVNELAIIILHALDAYNLVRRNEENAHNALSARELEVVRWTAQGKTSIEIGQILTLSDHTVNAYMTNAIKKLDCVNRTQLVAKAIRLKLIS, via the coding sequence ATGTCTTACATGACCACCTCTGAAAGACAGTCGTTGCTTTCGGCGGAACTTGCTGTCGCAGGAACGCGCGGTCTGTTTGCACAAGCACTCGCAAGAGTCTCTGCCGCCTTCGGGCTGTCCTATGCGACGCTGATGCACGCTCCGTCGCCGGAGGACCTCCTCCTGAAACCGCTACTGATCGAAAGCTCGCTTCCCGCCGCCTATGTCAGGGATTTCGATCGCGCCAACATGATGCGGGGTTGCCCTTTCGGCGTACGGCTGCGGGAGTCCGCCGTGCCGCAGGCCTGGCACCTCAACGATGTCGTCAATGGACAGGCCTTTCCGGGCGAACTGCGCGCCCTGATGCTGCGCTATGGGATACCTGCGGGTGTCGCCATGCCGACAATTGCAGTCGATGGCCGGCGCCTGATCTTCTGGTTCTGTGGCGAGCGCGCCGCTCTCGGCCAGAGCGAGGTAAACGAGCTGGCCATCATCATCCTGCACGCCCTCGACGCATACAATTTGGTCAGACGCAACGAGGAAAACGCGCACAATGCGCTGTCGGCTCGCGAACTTGAAGTCGTGCGCTGGACGGCACAGGGCAAGACCTCGATCGAGATCGGCCAGATCCTGACGCTCTCCGATCACACGGTGAACGCCTATATGACCAACGCGATCAAAAAACTCGATTGCGTCAATCGCACCCAGTTGGTAGCAAAAGCAATTCGATTGAAGCTGATCAGCTGA
- a CDS encoding formate--tetrahydrofolate ligase: protein MPSIKSDIEIARAAAKKPIFEIGATLGIAAEQLVPYGHDKAKVSAEFIAAQAEKKDGKLILVTAINPTPAGEGKTTTTVGLGDGLNRIGKRAIVCIREASLGPCFGVKGGAAGGGYAQVVPMEDINLHFTGDFHAITSAHNLLAAMIDNHIYWGNEENIDIRRITWRRVMDMNDRALRSMVSSLGGVANGFPRQGGFDITVASEVMAILCLATDLKDLERRLGDIIIGYRFDRTPVHARDLKADGAMAVLLKDAMQPNLVQTLENNPAFVHGGPFANIAHGCNSVTATKTALKLSDYVVTEAGFGADLGAEKFFNIKCRKAGLKPDAAVIVATVRALKMNGGVKKEDLGTEDVAALKKGCANLGRHVANVRRFGVPVVVAINHFVTDTDAEIAAVKEFVSRLGAEAILCQHWAKGSAGIEELAHKVVELAESGQAKFQPLYGDDISLFEKIEIVASKIYHAGEVTADKAVRDQLQTWEEQGYGKLPVCMAKTQYSFSTDPNLRGAPEGHIVSVREVRLSAGAGFVVAITGEIMTMPGLPKSPSAERIFLNDQGYIEGLF from the coding sequence ATGCCATCAATCAAATCCGATATCGAAATCGCGCGCGCCGCGGCCAAGAAGCCGATCTTCGAGATCGGGGCGACGCTCGGCATCGCGGCCGAGCAGCTTGTTCCCTATGGTCACGATAAGGCAAAGGTCAGCGCCGAGTTCATCGCGGCGCAAGCGGAAAAGAAGGATGGCAAGCTGATCCTCGTTACCGCGATCAATCCGACGCCGGCGGGCGAGGGCAAGACGACGACGACCGTCGGCCTCGGCGACGGTCTGAACCGGATCGGAAAAAGGGCGATCGTCTGCATACGCGAGGCGTCGCTCGGCCCCTGCTTCGGGGTTAAGGGCGGGGCGGCCGGCGGCGGTTATGCGCAGGTCGTGCCGATGGAAGACATCAACCTGCATTTTACCGGCGATTTCCATGCGATCACCTCGGCACACAATCTGCTGGCGGCGATGATCGACAACCACATCTACTGGGGCAACGAAGAGAATATCGACATCCGCCGCATCACCTGGCGGCGGGTGATGGACATGAACGACCGGGCTCTGCGAAGCATGGTCTCCTCGCTTGGCGGCGTCGCCAACGGCTTTCCGCGCCAAGGCGGTTTCGATATTACCGTTGCTTCCGAAGTGATGGCGATCCTTTGCCTCGCCACTGACCTCAAGGATCTGGAGCGGCGGCTCGGCGACATCATCATCGGCTATCGCTTCGACAGGACGCCGGTCCATGCGCGTGACCTGAAAGCCGACGGCGCGATGGCCGTGCTGCTCAAGGATGCGATGCAGCCGAACCTCGTGCAGACGCTGGAAAACAATCCGGCCTTCGTGCACGGCGGCCCCTTCGCCAACATCGCCCATGGCTGCAATTCGGTGACAGCGACGAAGACGGCGTTGAAGCTCTCCGATTACGTGGTGACGGAAGCGGGCTTCGGGGCGGACCTAGGCGCCGAGAAGTTCTTCAATATCAAATGCCGCAAGGCCGGGTTGAAGCCGGATGCAGCCGTCATCGTCGCCACCGTCAGAGCGCTGAAGATGAACGGCGGCGTGAAGAAGGAGGATCTCGGCACGGAGGATGTCGCGGCGCTGAAGAAGGGCTGCGCCAATCTCGGCCGGCACGTCGCCAATGTGCGCCGCTTCGGCGTACCCGTCGTCGTAGCGATCAATCATTTCGTCACAGATACCGATGCCGAGATCGCGGCGGTGAAGGAGTTCGTATCGCGGCTCGGCGCCGAAGCGATCCTCTGCCAGCACTGGGCGAAAGGTTCGGCCGGAATCGAGGAACTCGCACACAAGGTGGTGGAGTTGGCCGAATCCGGGCAGGCGAAATTCCAGCCGCTCTATGGCGACGATATTTCTCTGTTCGAGAAGATCGAAATCGTCGCGTCGAAGATCTACCATGCCGGCGAGGTGACGGCCGACAAGGCGGTGCGCGACCAGCTACAGACATGGGAGGAGCAGGGCTACGGCAAGCTCCCGGTCTGCATGGCGAAGACGCAATATTCCTTCTCCACCGATCCGAACCTGCGCGGTGCGCCGGAAGGCCATATCGTCTCGGTGCGGGAGGTGCGGCTTTCGGCCGGCGCGGGCTTCGTCGTCGCAATTACGGGCGAGATCATGACGATGCCCGGCCTGCCGAAATCGCCGTCGGCGGAGCGGATTTTCCTCAACGACCAAGGCTATATCGAAGGATTGTTCTGA
- a CDS encoding HugZ family protein produces the protein MKDQPSPVRETDDEARKLARVLLRSARHAAIAVLDPGTGFPFASRVLLATDIDGAPVILVSKLSAHTKALIRDPRASLLTGEPGKGDPLAHSRLTAQCTAQPVEHGHQFHERIRTRFLDRHPKAKLYIDFPDFLFFRLKPEQASLNGGFGRAYYLDGRDLIIQSPANEEVAAKAAETVRDLIGRHPDVAEVLAVRLKAPESAPWRICGIDPAGFEITSGDFLVRHEFETLAVDSDHICSNISKIAYSIP, from the coding sequence ATGAAAGATCAGCCCTCGCCTGTACGCGAAACCGATGATGAGGCCCGCAAACTCGCCCGCGTGCTGTTGCGCTCGGCACGGCACGCGGCGATTGCGGTTCTCGATCCCGGGACCGGTTTTCCCTTCGCCAGCCGCGTCCTCCTCGCCACCGATATCGACGGCGCCCCCGTCATTCTCGTTTCGAAGCTTTCGGCGCACACGAAGGCGCTCATAAGAGACCCGCGTGCCTCGCTGCTGACCGGCGAGCCAGGCAAGGGCGATCCGCTGGCCCATAGTCGGCTGACGGCCCAATGCACGGCGCAACCAGTTGAGCATGGTCATCAGTTCCACGAGCGCATTCGCACGCGTTTTCTCGATCGCCATCCCAAGGCAAAACTCTATATCGATTTCCCCGATTTCCTCTTCTTCCGTCTCAAACCGGAGCAGGCGAGCCTAAACGGCGGCTTCGGCCGCGCCTACTATCTCGACGGAAGGGATCTCATCATCCAGTCGCCCGCAAACGAGGAGGTCGCCGCCAAAGCGGCCGAAACAGTGCGAGATTTAATAGGACGCCATCCCGACGTGGCGGAAGTCCTCGCAGTGCGCCTAAAAGCCCCGGAATCCGCCCCTTGGCGCATCTGCGGCATCGATCCAGCGGGTTTCGAGATCACTTCGGGCGACTTTTTGGTGCGACACGAATTCGAAACTCTGGCTGTGGATTCCGATCACATTTGTTCAAACATATCTAAAATAGCATACTCGATACCTTAA
- the choW gene encoding choline ABC transporter permease subunit — protein sequence MNWITDFKIPIGPGAKSFVDWLTSNGAWFFDQLASLLSHVIDGLLFVLQKPHPLIVIAAIAAIAFWLRRSIAVTLFTCLGLLLIMNQGYWKETTETLALVLASTFVSMVIGIPLGIAAARRAWVYAAMRPALDLMQTIPTFVYLIPALILFGLGMVPGLIATVIFAIPAPIRLTRLGIISTPPSLVEAAVAFGARPMQVLRKVELPFAAPQIMAGLTQTIMLSLSMVVIAALVGADGLGVPVVRALNTVNVAKGFEAGLCIVILAIILDRMFRTADEGDGA from the coding sequence TTGAATTGGATCACCGACTTTAAGATTCCCATTGGCCCCGGGGCCAAGTCCTTCGTGGATTGGCTCACCTCGAACGGCGCCTGGTTCTTCGACCAGCTCGCCTCCCTGCTGTCGCACGTCATCGACGGCCTGCTCTTCGTGCTGCAGAAGCCTCACCCGCTGATCGTCATCGCCGCCATCGCCGCCATCGCCTTCTGGCTGCGCCGGTCGATCGCGGTCACCCTCTTTACCTGCCTTGGCCTGCTGCTCATCATGAATCAGGGCTACTGGAAGGAAACGACGGAGACGCTCGCTCTCGTGCTCGCCTCCACTTTCGTCAGTATGGTGATCGGCATTCCGCTCGGCATTGCAGCGGCCCGCCGCGCCTGGGTCTATGCCGCGATGCGCCCGGCGCTCGATCTGATGCAAACCATTCCGACATTCGTCTATCTGATTCCGGCGCTAATCCTCTTCGGCCTCGGCATGGTGCCGGGCCTGATCGCGACCGTCATTTTCGCCATCCCAGCCCCCATCCGGCTGACGCGCCTCGGCATCATTTCGACCCCGCCATCCCTCGTCGAAGCCGCGGTTGCCTTCGGCGCCAGGCCAATGCAGGTGCTGCGCAAAGTCGAGCTTCCCTTCGCCGCGCCGCAGATCATGGCGGGCCTCACCCAGACCATCATGCTGTCGCTGTCTATGGTGGTCATCGCCGCCCTCGTCGGCGCCGATGGTCTTGGCGTGCCTGTCGTGCGCGCACTGAATACCGTCAACGTCGCCAAAGGCTTCGAAGCCGGTCTCTGCATCGTCATCCTGGCGATCATTCTCGACCGCATGTTCCGCACGGCGGATGAAGGAGATGGCGCATGA
- a CDS encoding ArsR/SmtB family transcription factor, which produces METPDLADHTNVAAALLSAMANPKRLLILCSLVKGEVAVGVLATQVGLSQSALSQHLSKLRAQKLVKTRRDAQTIYYSSTSEPVMKILATLEDIYLVPSRSRSAA; this is translated from the coding sequence ATGGAAACCCCGGATTTGGCTGACCACACGAATGTGGCGGCAGCACTATTGTCAGCCATGGCCAACCCCAAGAGATTGCTGATCCTGTGCAGCCTGGTGAAGGGCGAAGTCGCCGTCGGCGTGCTTGCCACACAAGTTGGCCTCAGTCAGTCGGCTCTTTCACAGCACCTTTCGAAGCTGCGTGCGCAGAAGCTGGTCAAGACCCGCCGCGACGCCCAAACCATCTACTATTCGAGCACATCCGAGCCGGTCATGAAGATTCTGGCGACGCTCGAAGACATCTACCTCGTTCCGAGCAGAAGTAGATCCGCAGCCTGA
- a CDS encoding thymidine kinase, translated as MAKLYFNYSTMNAGKSTMLLQASYNYQERGMRTVQLIAAFDERAGRGVIGSRIGLEASAIPFEPDEDLFRLIMTLGSEGAPISCVFVDEAHFMTPLHVWQLARVVDRLGVPVMVYGLRTDFQGKLFPASQELLAIADEMREVRTICHCGRKATMVVRLDAQGKVLHEGAQIDVGGNEKYVSLCRRHWDDEMNGPWIAEPGGR; from the coding sequence ATGGCAAAGCTCTATTTCAACTACTCGACGATGAATGCCGGCAAATCGACGATGCTGCTGCAGGCCTCCTATAATTACCAGGAGCGCGGCATGCGCACGGTCCAGTTGATCGCCGCGTTCGACGAGCGGGCCGGCCGGGGTGTCATCGGTTCCCGGATTGGGCTGGAGGCAAGCGCCATTCCCTTCGAACCGGACGAGGATCTGTTCCGGCTGATCATGACGCTGGGCAGCGAAGGGGCGCCGATCTCCTGCGTCTTCGTGGACGAAGCGCATTTCATGACGCCTCTCCATGTCTGGCAGCTTGCCCGCGTCGTCGACCGACTCGGCGTTCCCGTCATGGTCTACGGGCTGCGGACCGATTTTCAGGGCAAGCTTTTTCCGGCGTCTCAGGAACTTCTGGCAATCGCCGATGAAATGCGAGAGGTGCGCACGATCTGCCATTGCGGCCGTAAGGCGACAATGGTGGTGCGGCTGGACGCGCAGGGAAAGGTGCTGCACGAAGGCGCGCAGATCGATGTCGGCGGCAATGAGAAATATGTTTCTCTCTGCCGCAGGCACTGGGACGACGAAATGAACGGGCCCTGGATCGCCGAGCCGGGAGGCCGGTGA
- a CDS encoding DUF2333 family protein: MLDRIAGFFRLIGQTIGRWARLFSAWAFWPFLAAHGWYQRRSWMIRLPIIAFVALFVVLYGYFFWQTQVWSNFNTAFVDQYRLSERKVPAGQELPVTEGASAGTAKTCQRSAIVDVAADLTDFNVDQNAWISSMLLYKMGFFGIDWDHTPFLDNKASFQRGINQVVRRTSAELVDTLGRVRGTSGINNDLQSARGNLQFDEYSWYFGLDPFGLKTPTPSFYRTAIRDLRKFNTDLAACNAIFDGRADNLMQFIDRIANDLGSTSDMLAERSEHHNRGWFDTRADDRFWFAYGQLYAYYAILTAAQTDFSQVVRERNLGAIWGGTTRQFQAALRIQPAIISNGREDGWIMPSHLATMGFYILRVRSNLVEIRSVLDR, from the coding sequence ATGCTTGACCGGATAGCCGGTTTTTTCAGGCTGATCGGCCAGACGATCGGCCGTTGGGCCCGCCTGTTTTCCGCCTGGGCCTTCTGGCCGTTTCTAGCCGCTCATGGCTGGTACCAGCGCCGGAGCTGGATGATCCGGCTGCCGATCATCGCATTCGTGGCGCTCTTCGTCGTGCTTTACGGCTATTTCTTCTGGCAGACGCAGGTCTGGTCGAATTTCAACACCGCCTTCGTCGATCAATACAGGCTTTCGGAACGCAAGGTTCCCGCCGGGCAGGAACTGCCGGTCACCGAGGGGGCGAGTGCTGGGACTGCCAAGACCTGCCAGCGCTCGGCCATCGTCGATGTCGCCGCTGACCTGACCGATTTCAACGTCGACCAGAATGCATGGATCTCCTCCATGCTGCTCTACAAGATGGGCTTCTTCGGCATCGACTGGGATCACACGCCTTTCCTGGACAACAAGGCTTCGTTCCAGCGTGGCATCAACCAGGTGGTTCGCCGGACTTCCGCGGAGCTTGTCGATACGCTCGGGCGCGTGCGTGGCACGTCGGGTATCAACAATGATCTGCAGAGCGCACGCGGCAACCTGCAGTTCGATGAATATAGCTGGTATTTCGGGCTCGATCCCTTCGGACTGAAGACGCCGACGCCTTCCTTCTACCGCACGGCCATAAGAGACCTGCGCAAATTCAACACAGATCTCGCTGCTTGCAATGCTATTTTCGACGGCCGCGCCGATAATCTAATGCAGTTCATCGACCGCATCGCCAACGATCTCGGCAGCACCTCCGATATGCTTGCCGAGCGTTCCGAGCATCACAATCGCGGCTGGTTCGATACGCGCGCCGACGACCGCTTCTGGTTCGCCTATGGCCAGCTCTACGCCTATTACGCCATCCTTACCGCTGCGCAGACGGATTTCTCGCAGGTCGTGCGGGAGCGTAATCTCGGCGCGATCTGGGGCGGGACCACCCGGCAGTTCCAGGCGGCATTGCGCATCCAGCCCGCGATCATCTCGAACGGCCGAGAGGATGGCTGGATCATGCCGAGCCACCTAGCCACTATGGGCTTCTATATTCTGAGGGTGCGCTCCAACCTCGTCGAAATCAGGTCGGTGCTCGATCGTTAA
- the choV gene encoding choline ABC transporter ATP-binding protein, producing the protein MTAVSFKNVSIIFGDRPETALAMADQGKTRDEIGAATGLVLGVANASLTIEEGEILVLMGLSGSGKSTLLRAVNGLAPVVRGDVSVSTSAGPVNPYRCNAKALRDLRTHTVSMVFQQFALLPWRTVAENVGFGLELAGMPEAERKVRVGEQLELVNLTKWADRKVNELSGGMQQRVGLARAFATGAPILLMDEPFSALDPLIRTRLQDELLEFQRRLKKTILFVSHDLDEAFRIGNRIAIMEGGRIIQCGTPHDIVKNPADQYVADFVQNLNPINMLTAADVMQPGLGQTAAGMSVSATARAATPLVDVLDVLARQPGSIGIVENGAVIGTITAQDIVAGLTRHRRKEDA; encoded by the coding sequence ATGACCGCGGTTAGCTTCAAAAATGTCAGCATCATCTTCGGCGACCGGCCGGAAACCGCGCTTGCCATGGCCGACCAGGGCAAAACGCGTGACGAGATCGGCGCCGCGACCGGCTTGGTGCTCGGCGTCGCCAATGCCTCGCTGACGATCGAGGAAGGCGAGATCCTCGTGCTGATGGGCCTTTCCGGTTCCGGTAAGTCGACGCTGCTGCGCGCCGTCAACGGGCTCGCCCCCGTAGTGCGCGGCGACGTCTCGGTGTCGACATCCGCTGGTCCCGTCAACCCCTATAGATGCAATGCCAAAGCCCTCCGCGACCTGCGCACCCACACCGTTTCCATGGTGTTCCAGCAGTTCGCGCTGCTGCCCTGGCGCACCGTCGCCGAGAATGTCGGCTTCGGCCTCGAGCTTGCCGGCATGCCGGAGGCCGAACGAAAGGTCCGCGTCGGCGAGCAGCTCGAGCTCGTCAACCTGACGAAATGGGCCGACCGCAAGGTCAACGAACTGTCAGGCGGCATGCAGCAGCGTGTCGGTCTTGCCCGCGCCTTTGCCACTGGCGCACCGATCCTGCTGATGGACGAGCCTTTCTCGGCGCTCGATCCTTTGATCCGCACCCGGCTGCAGGACGAGCTCCTGGAGTTCCAGCGGCGGCTGAAGAAGACCATTCTCTTTGTCAGCCACGATCTCGACGAGGCCTTCCGCATCGGCAACCGCATCGCCATCATGGAGGGCGGCCGGATCATACAGTGTGGAACGCCGCACGACATCGTGAAGAATCCTGCCGACCAATATGTCGCCGACTTCGTGCAGAACCTCAATCCGATCAACATGCTGACTGCCGCCGACGTCATGCAGCCCGGCCTCGGCCAGACGGCCGCCGGCATGAGCGTCAGCGCCACGGCCCGCGCCGCGACCCCGCTCGTCGATGTCCTCGACGTCCTCGCCCGCCAGCCGGGCAGCATCGGCATCGTGGAAAACGGCGCGGTCATCGGCACCATCACCGCCCAGGATATCGTCGCCGGCCTTACTCGCCATCGCCGCAAGGAGGATGCTTGA
- a CDS encoding PAS domain-containing protein has product MSLRFEQPVVDKIEQSRAHIGITDAEIVQMVAAYRLFGFWRIDIETGHFFASEDVHAIFDLPYSDGPVNLTELMSRIHAEDRGLIAQTFEEASLQGVGFHFVYRVDNRLGGYKLVRSIGRFRDDASGGGIVGVTYEFVEKLRVVGFEDHTARR; this is encoded by the coding sequence GTGTCTCTTCGCTTCGAACAGCCCGTCGTCGACAAGATAGAACAGTCTCGCGCCCATATCGGTATCACCGATGCGGAAATCGTCCAGATGGTTGCAGCCTATCGCCTTTTCGGCTTCTGGCGCATCGACATCGAAACTGGACATTTCTTTGCAAGCGAGGATGTGCACGCGATCTTCGACCTTCCCTATAGCGACGGACCGGTCAATCTGACCGAGCTGATGTCGCGCATTCACGCGGAAGATCGCGGCCTGATCGCCCAGACCTTCGAGGAGGCAAGCCTCCAGGGAGTCGGCTTCCATTTCGTCTACCGCGTCGACAATCGGCTTGGCGGCTACAAACTGGTGCGCAGCATCGGCCGCTTCCGTGACGATGCGAGCGGTGGCGGCATCGTCGGCGTCACCTATGAATTCGTCGAGAAGCTGCGCGTGGTCGGCTTCGAGGATCATACGGCACGCCGCTGA